A genomic region of Trifolium pratense cultivar HEN17-A07 linkage group LG3, ARS_RC_1.1, whole genome shotgun sequence contains the following coding sequences:
- the LOC123916652 gene encoding general transcription and DNA repair factor IIH subunit TFB2 has protein sequence MPEVRIIAKNFMDMVASMPAMKLDKLYENAFICEAILRSLPPLAKKYVLQLLHIDGPVSAKLLAEWVLPDGLSKHKVAIDRLVQLRVFVEALDRKNEKTYKVNSTYQRSLQNLLVHGGTLPRESMPSNITVRLLTLEELETYALTQWERFLLQLISPSQVDKNLNISSSLMKVFQRRLLSQRDREAPKLTESGFQFLLMDTNAQLWYIIREYISNSEERGVDAGDLISFMLELSFHVIGEAYNTDTLTDFQRNIIKDLADLGLVKLQQGRKESWFIPTKLATNLSVSMTESSSRKEGFVVVETNFRVYAYSTSKLHCEILRLFSRVEYQLPNLIVGAITKESLYNAFENGITADQIVSFFRQNAHPRVAQRIPAVPENVTDQIRLWESDLNRVEMTDAYYYDEFPSRDVFEGACDCAREWNGLLWEDSKKMHLVVKSEVHPYVRDFLRRQK, from the exons ATGCCTGAGGTTAGGATCATTGCTAAGAATTTCATGGACATGGTGGCTTCAATGCCTGCAATGAAGCTTGATAAACTCTATGAGAATGCATTCATATGTGAAGCTATTCTCAG GTCTCTCCCGCCTCTTGCAAAGAAATATGTGTTACAGCTCCTGCATATTGATGGGCCAGTGTCGGCTAAATTATTGGCGGAATGGGTGCTTCCAGATGGACTTTCAAAGCACAAAGTTGCCATTGATAGATTGGTTCAATTGAGAGTttttgttgaagctcttgaCAG GAAGAACGAAAAAACTTACAAAGTCAATTCAACATATCAGAGAAGTCTCCAAAATCTTTTAGTACACGG TGGAACTTTACCGAGGGAATCGATGCCTTCTAATATTACTGTGAGGCTCCTAACCTTAGAGGAACTTGAGACTTATGCTCTGACACAATGGGAG CGTTTCTTGTTGCAACTTATAAGCCCAAGTCAAGTTGACAAGAACTTAAATATAAGCTCTTCTCTGATGAAAGTTTTCCAGCGGCGTCTCCTGAGTCAAAG AGACAGAGAAGCTCCAAAATTAACTGAAAGTGGTTTCCAGTTTTTG CTGATGGATACAAATGCACAACTTTGGTACATCATCAGAGAATATATCTCTAATTCTGAG GAGAGAGGTGTCGATGCAGGTGACTTGATCTCATTCATGCTGGAGCTTAGTTTTCATGTCATTGGGGAG GCCTATAATACAGACACATTGACCGATTTCCAGAGAAACATAATTAAGGATCTAGCAGACCTTGGACTGGTCAAACTTCAACAG GGCAGGAAAGAAAGTTGGTTTATACCAACAAAATTGGCAACAAATCTTTCAGTGAGCATGACCGAATCATCATCAAGAAAGGAG ggatttgttgttgttgaaacaAACTTTAGAGTTTATGCTTACTCAACTTCAAAATTACATTGTGAGATATTGCGGTTATTCTCAAG AGTAGAGTATCAACTTCCAAATCTTATTGTTGGAGCTATTACAAAAGAAAGCTTGTATAACGCTTTTGAAAATGGCATTACAGCAGACCAG ATAGTCAGTTTCTTTCGGCAGAATGCTCACCCTCGTGTTGCACAGAGGATACCAGCTGTGCCTGAAAATGTGACAGATCAG ATTAGATTGTGGGAATCAGATCTAAACAGAGTTGAGATGACAGATGCTTATTATTATGACGAGTTCCCATCCAGG GATGTATTTGAAGGTGCATGTGACTGCGCCAGAGAATGGAATGGTTTATTATGGGAAGATTCAAAGAAGATGCATTTGGTGGTCAAGTCTGAGGTTCATCCTTACGTTCGGGATTTTTTACGCCGCCAAAAGTAG
- the LOC123916241 gene encoding uncharacterized protein LOC123916241 isoform X2: MIPQQWASPCGKQCTDKYAAITKLPWRVFCKKGCNSDGDTWEECLEDCNQLCYKDPVLKDQQWSAYIDRSPGSASYSEECFHACVSGCGYKEYVNFSSYFMLFISMMIRSFL, translated from the exons atgatACCACAGCAATGGGCTTCTCCGTGCGGAAAACAATGCACCGATAAATACGCAGCCATCACCAAACTCCCAT GGAGAGTATTCTGCAAAAAAGGATGCAATTCAGATGGAGACACATGGGAGGAAT GTTTGGAGGACTGCAATCAACTATGCTACAAAGATCCTGTACTAAAGGACCAGCAGTGGAGTGCTTATATTGATCGTTCTCCTGGATCTGCCAGTTATTCAGAG GAATGCTTCCATGCTTGTGTATCTGGCTGCGGTTACAAG GAATATGTTAACTTTTCATCCTACTTCATGCTTTTTATCAGCATGATGATAAGATCCTTTTTGTAG
- the LOC123916241 gene encoding uncharacterized protein LOC123916241 isoform X1: protein MIPQQWASPCGKQCTDKYAAITKLPWRVFCKKGCNSDGDTWEECLEDCNQLCYKDPVLKDQQWSAYIDRSPGSASYSEECFHACVSGCGYKFEVEPDEADKVSPNRPVKPEPIQKPKPKPVDPIDPPDMPDTSA, encoded by the exons atgatACCACAGCAATGGGCTTCTCCGTGCGGAAAACAATGCACCGATAAATACGCAGCCATCACCAAACTCCCAT GGAGAGTATTCTGCAAAAAAGGATGCAATTCAGATGGAGACACATGGGAGGAAT GTTTGGAGGACTGCAATCAACTATGCTACAAAGATCCTGTACTAAAGGACCAGCAGTGGAGTGCTTATATTGATCGTTCTCCTGGATCTGCCAGTTATTCAGAG GAATGCTTCCATGCTTGTGTATCTGGCTGCGGTTACAAG TTTGAGGTTGAACCAGACGAGGCTGATAAGGTCTCTCCTAACAGGCCAGTGAAGCCAGAGCCTATTCAGAAGCCGAAACCAAAACCTGTAGACCCCATCGACCCGCCTGATATGCCTGATACTTCAGCATAG
- the LOC123914453 gene encoding endonuclease MutS2, protein MQLTCNLFIIPFNKLPTPRFSFKTRFCYSTEYSNSVQEDSLKTLEWTSICKQLSAFTSTSMGSSAANNARLPIGRTPTDTQKLLDQTSAARLIPQQQLDFSGIHDLTDILSVAVSGQLLTIPELCTVRRTLASARELFDSLKRVASEATHSQRYSPLLEILQNCNFLVGLERTIEYCIDCNLSVILDRASEDLEIIRSERRRNIEILDSLLKEVSSQIFRAGGIDRPFITKRRYRMCVGIRASHRYLLPEGVVLNASSSGATYFMEPKEAIDLNNLEVRLSNSEAAEERAILSMLASEIANSESEINYLLDKVLEVDLAFARASYAQWMNGVCPIFSLRTLEGTDSVEEDKDSDISVVQEDDDLTIDIEGMRHPLLLESSLGNISDDRTLRSGNAVELSNGNGTMASTGTSPGITEFPVPVDFKIRHGTRVVVISGPNTGGKTASMKTLGLASLMSKAGMHLPAKTRPKLPWFDLILADIGDHQSLEQNLSTFSGHISRIRKFLEVASKQSLVLIDEIGCGTDPSEGVALSSSILQYLRDHVNLAVVTTHYADLSTMKEKDTCFENAAMEFSLETLQPTYRVLWGCTGDSNALSIAQSIGFDKKIIDHAQKWVEKLKPEQQQERRGMLYQSLQEEKNRLKAEAEKAASIHTEIMNVYSEIQREAEDLDRREMMLMAKEAQQVQEELESAKSEIETVINKFEKQLKNLGRNQLNSLIKESETEIASIVKAHTPAAVGFPISGADRTASYTPQFGDQVRVKELGGKLAKVVESPGDDETILVQYGKVKVRVKKNSIRAIPPSSKNPATSFATYQGRQSPQSGESQGNLEINSSNNDHSYGPVVQTSKNTVDLRGMRLAEAAIHLETAINLSRPYSVLFVIHGMGTGAVKDRALAIMEKHPRVTNYEPESPMNYGCTLAYVK, encoded by the exons ATGCAACTCACCTGCAACCTCTTCATCATCCCTTTCAACAAACTCCCAACACCGAGATTCTCCTTTAAAACTCGCTTCTGCTACTCCACCGAGTACTCCAACTCAGTCCAAGAAGATAGTCTCAAAACACTCGAATGGACCTCCATATGCAAGCAACTCTCCGCGTTCACTTCCACCTCTATGGGCTCCTCCGCCGCAAACAACGCCCGTTTACCAATCGGACGTACTCCAACCGATACCCAAAAGCTTCTCGATCAAACGTCTGCCGCCAGACTCATCCCTCAACAACAACTCGACTTCTCTGGAATCCATGACTTGACTGACATTCTCTCCGTTGCTGTTTCCGGTCAGCTGTTGACGATTCCTGAGCTTTGCACCGTTCGCCGAACACTTGCTTCTGCTAGAGAATTGTTCGATTCTTTGAAACGCGTGGCTTCCGAGGCTACGCATTCACAgag GTACTCGCCCCTTCTTGAAATACTGCAAAATTGTAATTTTCTAGTGGGCTTGGAGCGTACAATAGAATATTGCATAGATTGCAATCTTTCTGTAATTCTTGATAGAGCAAGCGAAGACCTTGAGATCATTAGATCAGAAAGAAGGAGGAACATTGAAATTTTGGATTCCTTGTTGAAGGAAGTATCATCTCAAATTTTTCGGGCTGGGGGTATTGATAGACCATTTATAACCAAGCGTCGATATAGAATGTGTGTGGGTATCAGGGCTTCCCATAGGTATTTGCTTCCAGAAGGTGTAGTTCTTAATGCCAGTAGCTCTGGAGCAACATACTTTATGGAACCGAAAGAAGCAATTGATTTGAATAACTTGGAAGTTAGGCTTTCAAACTCTGAGGCGGCTGAGGAAAGGGCAATTTTGAGTATGCTTGCATCTGAAATAGCAAATTCAGAATCAGAGATAAATTATTTATTGGATAAAGTTCTTGAGGTTGATCTTGCTTTTGCAAGAGCTTCCTATGCTCAATGGATGAATGGGGTATGTCCAATTTTCAGTTTACGTACTCTTGAAGGCACTGATTCTGTTGAAGAAGACAAAGACAGTGACATTTCAGTTGTGCAAGAGGATGACGATTTAACAATAGATATTGAGGGTATGCGACATCCATTACTCCTGGAGTCGTCTCTAGGAAATATTTCAGATGATCGTACACTAAGGTCGGGAAATGCTGTTGAGTTGAGTAATGGAAATGGAACAATGGCTTCTACAGGCACATCACCAGGCATCACAGAATTCCCTGTGCCAGTTGACTTCAAAATTAGACATGGAACTAGAGTGGTGGTGATCTCAGGACCTAATACTGGAGGAAAAACTGCTTCCATGAAAACGTTGGGCCTGGCATCACTTATGTCAAAAGCCGGAATGCATCTGCCTGCCAAGACACGTCCAAAACTTCCCTGGTTTGACCTTATCCTTGCAGATATTGGAGATCATCAG TCCCTTGAGCAAAATCTCTCAACTTTTAGTGGGCACATCTCACGTATTCGTAAGTTTCTGGAAGTGGCCTCAAAACAATCACTTGTTCTCATTGATGAAATTGGTTGTGGAACTGATCCTTCAGAAGGTGTAGCTCTTTCCTCCAGTATCTTACAATATCTGAGGGATCATGTTAATTTGGCTGTTGTGACCACTCATTATGCCGATCTAAGTACTATGAAGGAAAAGGATACCTGCTTTGAAAATGCAGCAATGGAATTTTCATTGGAAACCTTGCAACCAACTTATAGGGTTCTCTGGGGATGCACTGGTGATTCAAATGCATTAAGCATAGCACAATCTATTggctttgataaaaaaataattgatcatGCACAAAAGTGGGTGGAGAAGTTAAAACCAGAACAGCAGCAAGAACGGAGGGGAATGCTCTATCAGTCATTGCAGGAAGAAAAAAATCGATTAAAGGCTGAAGCTGAAAAGGCCGCTTCCATTCATACAGAAATTATGAACGTGTACTCTGAG ATCCAAAGGGAGGCAGAAGACCTTGATAGACGAGAAATGATGCTTATGGCAAAGGAAGCTCAACAGGTCCAAGAAGAGTTAGAGAGTGCAAAATCTGAAATAGAAACTGTGATAAATAAATTcgaaaaacaactaaaaaatttGGGCCGCAACCAACTCAATTCACTTATTAAAGAATCTGAAACTGAAATTGCCTCCATTGTAAAAGCTCACACTCCTGCTGCTGTTGGTTTTCCCATCAGTGGTGCTGATCGCACTGCATCATATACTCCACAATTTGGAGATCAAGTCCGTGTCAAGGAATTGGGAGGAAAATTAGCAAAAGTGGTAGAATCGCCTGGGGATGATGAAACAATCTTGGTACAGTATGGTAAAGTGAAAGTACGTGTCAAGAAAAATAGCATCAGAGCTATTCCACCAAGTTCAAAGAATCCTGCAACTAGTTTTGCCACTTATCAGGGGAGGCAG AGTCCACAGAGTGGAGAATCCCAGGGTAACCTAGAGATCAACAGCAGCAATAATGATCATTCTTATGGTCCAGTGGTGCAAACATCTAAGAATACTGTGGATCTACGAGGAATGCGACTGGCAGAAGCTGCTATCCATCTTGAGACAGCAATTAACCTAAGTCGTCCGTATTCAGTTCTCTTTGTAATACATGGGATGGGCACTGGTGCTGTTAAAGATCGCGCACTTGCTATTATGGAAAAGCACCCACGTGTCACTAATTATGAACCAGAAAGTCCAATGAATTATGGTTGTACCCTTGCATATGTGAAGTGA
- the LOC123914454 gene encoding stress-related protein-like: MRFNTFYGYAKQCSKELRPGIKAVEETVKSAMGPVNEKFRLLPDEIIRHANIDHAEHHSTSNAPVANIATVSKMAVRHYGKGEPVAEQSVASAWQKVKQSPMFHRVANAVAPKATYCTEKYNKAVIGAAEKGCKVSPYLPLVHREDS, translated from the coding sequence ATGCGGTTCAACACCTTCTACGGTTATGCCAAGCAGTGCTCTAAGGAGCTCAGGCCAGGCATCAAGGCCGTTGAAGAAACCGTCAAGAGCGCGATGGGACCTGTCAATGAAAAATTCCGCCTTCTTCCTGATGAGATCATCCGCCATGCCAATATTGATCATGCCGAACACCATTCCACAAGCAACGCTCCTGTTGCCAACATAGCCACTGTGTCGAAAATGGCGGTGAGGCATTATGGCAAGGGTGAGCCCGTGGCAGAGCAGAGTGTGGCTTCGGCATGGCAGAAGGTGAAACAATCTCCAATGTTTCATCGGGTGGCGAATGCGGTTGCGCCAAAGGCCACGTATTGCACGGAAAAGTACAACAAAGCGGTTATTGGTGCCGCGGAGAAGGGTTGTAAGGTCTCACCGTACTTGCCTTTGGTGCATAGAGAGGATAGCTAA
- the LOC123915741 gene encoding monothiol glutaredoxin-S17, which yields MGGSVRDVKSKAELDEAVSGGSPVVLHFWASWCEASKHMDQLVSHLATDFPHTHFLRVEAEEQPEISETYSVSAVPFFVFFKDGKTIDTLEGADPSSLANKVSKVAGSINPGSAASPASLGMAAGSAVLETVKELAQENGSSKDKSKVQQGLSSHLKKRLQELVDSHPVLLFMKGSPEEPKCGFSSKVVDILKEENVKFGSFDILSDPEVREGLKKFSNWPTFPQLYCKGELLGGCDIAIAMHESGELKDVFKDHGIDTIDKADITDSGNAKGGISKSTDLSTTLTSRLESLVNSGSVMLFMKGTPDAPKCGFSRKVVDILRQENVPFESFDILTDEEVRQGLKVYSNWSSYPQLYIKGELIGGSDIVLEMQKSGELQKTLQEKGILPKETIEDRLKKLIASSPVMLFMKGTPDAPRCGFSSKVVNALREEGVVDFGHFDILSDDEVRQGIKVFSNWPTFPQLYYKSELIGGCDIILELRNNGELKSTLSE from the exons ATGGGCGGGTCGGTGCGAGACGTGAAGTCAAAGGCAGAGTTAGATGAAGCGGTTAGCGGTGGTTCTCCCGTCGTGCTCCACTTCTGGGCATCATGGTGTGAAGCTTCTAAACACATGGACCAACTCGTCTCTCATTTAGCCACTGATTTTCCTCATACCCATTTCTTAAGG gttgAAGCTGAAGAACAACCTGAGATATCTGAGACTTATTCTGTTTCTGCTGTTCCTTTTTTTGTCTTCTTCAAG GATGGCAAGACCATTGACACATTGGAGGGAGCTGATCCATCAAGTTTAGCTAACAAGGTTTCTAAAGTAGCAGGCTCGATTAACCCTGGTAGTGCTGCATCACCTGCTAGTCTTGGGATGGCTGCAGGATCTGCTGTTCTCGAAACAGTGAAAGAATTAGCACAAGAAAATGGTTCTTCAAAGGATAAAAGTAAAGTTCAACAAGGGCTTAGTAGTCATCTGAAAAAGCGATTACAGGAGCTTGTCGACTCTCATCCTGTCTTGCTTTTCATGAAGGGAAGTCCTGAAGAACCAAAATGTGGATTTAGCAGTAAAGTTGTTGATATTTTGAAGGAAGAAAATGTGAAGTTTGGAAGTTTTGATATCCTCTCGGATCCAGAGGTTCGTGAGGGCTTGAAGAAGTTTTCCAATTGGCCCACATTTCCTCAGCTTTACTGCAAAGGAGAACTTCTTGGCGGGTGTGACATAGCAATTGCTATGCATGAGAGTGGGGAATTAAAGGATGTTTTCAAAGATCATGGTATTGATACCATTGATAAAGCAGATATAACAGATTCAGGAAACGCCAAGGGTGGCATCTCTAAATCTACTGATTTGAGTACAACATTAACCTCTCGGCTGGAAAGTCTGGTCAATTCAGGCTCAGTTATGTTGTTTATGAAGGGAACACCAGATGCACCTAAGTGCGGTTTCAGCAGGAAGGTGGTTGACATTCTCCGACAAGAAAATGTTCCCTTTGAGAGTTTTGACATTCTTACTGATGAAGAAGTCCGTCAAGGACTTAAGGTTTATTCAAACTGGTCAAGTTATCCTCAACTATATATCAAGGGGGAGCTTATTGGCGGATCAGACATAGTGTTGGAGATGCAAAAAAGCGGGGAACTTCAGAAAACTTTACAGGAGAAAGGGATTCTTCCAAAAGAGACCATTGAAGATCGTTTGAAGAAATTGATCGCCTCTTCCCCTGTGATGCTCTTCATGAAGGGTACCCCAGATGCTCCAAGATGTGGTTTTAGTTCCAAAGTTGTAAACGCCCTCCGAGAGGAGGGTGTGGTGGATTTTGGTCACTTTGATATACTGAGTGATGATGAGGTGAGACAGGGAATAAAGGTATTCTCAAACTGGCCTACCTTTCCTCAGCTTTACTACAAAAGTGAACTGATAGGCGGTTGCGATATCATTTTGGAGCTGCGAAATAATGGAGAGCTGAAGTCAACTTTATCTGAGTAG
- the LOC123916688 gene encoding heat shock factor protein HSF24-like: MELNFGTNSLDNFCSDQDGLSLKPLRCPAPFLLKTYDLLEEGSEEKDGIKIVSWNEEGNGFVVWSPAEFSELILPRYFKHNNFSSFIRQLNTYGFKKTSSKIWEFKHEKFQKGCRHMLVEINRKKCEPSVFPQYLKSCSEENAMTSSSVEESINNHEILMEENKNLKKERLELQMQIAECKALEMKLLDCLSQYMDTSQNKVRRL; this comes from the exons ATGGAGCTAAACTTTGGCACTAATTCTTTAGACAACTTTTGTTCTGATCAAGATGGCTTATCCCTTAAGCCATTAAGGTGCCCTGCACCTTTTCTTTTGAAGACCTATGATTTGTTGGAAGAAGGTAGTGAAGAAAAAGATGGAATTAAAATAGTGTCATGGAATGAAGAAGGAAATGGTTTTGTTGTGTGGTCTCCAGCTGAATTTTCAGAGCTTATCTTGCCTAGATATTTCAAGCACAATAACTTCTCTAGCTTTATTCGACAATTGAATACATAT GGATTTAAGAAAACATCATCTAAAATATGGGAATTCAAGCATGAGAAATTTCAAAAGGGTTGTAGGCACATGCTTGTTGAAATCAATAGGAAAAAGTGTGAGCCAAGTGTGTTTCCTCAATACCTCAAGTCTTGTTCAGAGGAAAATGCAATGACTAGTTCATCAGTGGAAGAAAGCATTAACAATCATGAAATACTCATGGAAGAGAACAAGAACCTAAAGAAAGAGAGATTAGAGTTGCAAATGCAAATAGCTGAATGCAAGGCACTTGAAATGAAGTTGTTGGATTGTCTCTCTCAATATATGGATACCAGCCAAAATAAAGTCAGGAGACTATGA